Part of the Leptolyngbya sp. BL0902 genome, TTATGGTGATTGGCCTGTCCCTGGCTCCGGTGGCGGTGAATATGGCCTCCAGTGCCAGCGAAACCTACACCGTTGGTGCCGCCCTGGGGGTGGCAGGATCGGCGCTGCTGGCGACAATGCTCACGGCTCTCTTGGCCAAGGGATGGCTGCGGCTGGTGCCAATTTTGGTGGGCATTGCCGTGGGCTACCTGGTGGCCCTGCCCCTGGGCATGGTGAGTTTTGCCCCTGTGGCCGAGGCCCCCTGGTTTGCCATGCCTGGTTTTACGGCCCCAGTGTTCCACCTGCCGTCTATTTTGTTTATTCTGCCCGTGGCCATTGCCCCGGCCATTGAGCACTTTGGCGACATCATCGCCATCAGCACCGTCGCCCAAAAAGACTACCTCAGAGACCCCGGTGTTCACCGCACCCTCCTGGGGGATGGCATCGCGACTACCTTGGCCGCCTTCTTTGGTGGCCCTCCCAACACCACCTATTCCGAAGTCACCGGGGCCGTTGCCCTCACCCGCACCTTCAATGCGGGCATTATGACCTGGGCGGCCATCATCGCCATGCTGTTGGCCTTCGTCGGTAAGCTGGGAGCTTTGCTCCAGACCATTCCGCTCCCGGCCATGGGTGGCATTCTGGTCATCCTTTTCGGCACCATTGTGGTGATCGGCATCAACAGCCTCGTTCAGGCGGGGCAAGATCTCACCCAGCCCCGCAGCCTGGTCATTGTCGCCATCATTCTGATTTTTGGCGTGGGTGGTCTGTCCCTCCAAGCCGGAGCCTTTGCCCTAGAAGGCATTGGCCTGTGTGGCTTGGTCGGCGTAGTGCTGAATCTGATCCTGCCTCAAGCCCGTGGGGAGGAAGGAGACGCTTAATCGCATCAAAGCCATCAAGGTCAAGATTTTACCCTTGGCCTTGATGGCTCATCGCCCAGCGTTCTGGAGGGGCAAACGCCCTCCGATGGGCCCTTGCCCCATGGGTCTGGGGCGGTGGCTGCTGGGGGCGCGTGTTGCCCTTGCGATCTTCCTACTCTGTGGCAATCGTGACGGATGGAATAGCCTCTAGACTGGGGACGGAGGCTCCTGGAGGAAACTGGCTTGCCCAACTTTGATAGAACGCTTCGCGACTTTCAAAAACCTCAAAAAAATCAAACATGCTGGTTAATTGTAGAAGCTGATTGACCTGGATAGGTAAGGTACAAAGCCCCATCCTAATGCCCATGGAATCCGTCAGTTTTTGAAGACGCACAAGGACGGCTAATCCGGCACTATCCACAAAGCTAATGTG contains:
- a CDS encoding uracil-xanthine permease family protein, which gives rise to MIENSPPMPDSPPPEEVDPTAYRLRPRDIVLGAQMLFVAFGALVLVPILTGLNPNVALFTAGLGTLVFQLVTGGKVPVFLASSFAFIAPIQLGVEQYGLGETLSGLAAAGLFYLALSLLIFWRGPGFLSRLLPPIVTGPVIMVIGLSLAPVAVNMASSASETYTVGAALGVAGSALLATMLTALLAKGWLRLVPILVGIAVGYLVALPLGMVSFAPVAEAPWFAMPGFTAPVFHLPSILFILPVAIAPAIEHFGDIIAISTVAQKDYLRDPGVHRTLLGDGIATTLAAFFGGPPNTTYSEVTGAVALTRTFNAGIMTWAAIIAMLLAFVGKLGALLQTIPLPAMGGILVILFGTIVVIGINSLVQAGQDLTQPRSLVIVAIILIFGVGGLSLQAGAFALEGIGLCGLVGVVLNLILPQARGEEGDA
- a CDS encoding STAS domain-containing protein — translated: MHQNLLIIELRGSLTLTKTEQSLSQIKQSIKAQTGNLALDLGHISFVDSAGLAVLVRLQKLTDSMGIRMGLCTLPIQVNQLLQLTSMFDFFEVFESREAFYQSWASQFPPGASVPSLEAIPSVTIATE